taCAATCAGACACATCTTTAGTTTAGAAATTGACCCATTTCTAATTCATGTCATTAAGACTTTTGATTAAATTGTGTCAGATTTAAATTCTATGacacacaatttattttttactgaTGACACAGTTTTTAAAATctgtatgatatttttttgcaaGCATTTTATTGCAATTGTTATGAAGGATTTTGGGGagaaattttgtcaaaattttaataGAATCTTATTTGATGTCTGTCCCTTCATGAGATGGACTGCCATATAGATTGATTCATTCATAGCTATTTTAGGAATAGTCCTATAGTTTAATGAATAGTGTTCAATGTTTTTCTATATTTGCAGGTTAAATTTGACAATCTTTACTGCTGTCGTGAATCCATCTTGGATGCATTGAAGAGGACTACTGACACCATGTTTGGTGGTAAACAGGTAGTGGTTTGTGGTTATGGAGAGGTTGGCAAAGGATGTTGTGCTGCTCTAAAGGGTCTAGGATCTATTGTCAGTGTGACTGAGGTTGACCCCATCTGTGCGTTGCAGGCTGCGTAAGTTCACTCCGCCCAATCAAATCTACTATTTTTCATCTCATATCCACCATTTTAAAGCAGTGTGTGTAATACACCAAAGAAGAACCAAATGATAATGCCAATCATGAATCCGTGAAAACTTTGAAGAGTATTCTGAGAAATATATAGTTTCGGCTGTGcataaatatgaatttaatcTTTTCTACGAGTACTCTGTGATTGTTTGTTTGGGTTTATGTTAATACATTAGCATCAAATgtaagattttgacaaaatgataatactgatatttttattattctacTTTATTCTCATCTATCtgtgacattttttaaattctgttGTTGAGGAATGTGTTAATGTTGAAAGTGAGAGGTAAACTTAAGCGTcacatattttgattttgtttatctttttttaaaatatctttCAGTATGGATGGCTTCAGAGTTGTGAGATTAGAGGAAGTcctaaaaaatgttgatattcttATTTCATGCACAGGTAAGCATCAGAAGTAAATTTAATTGACCATTTACCAAACACCTGAAATCAGTTCTGCCTGAGTGATTTCATTTAGAACTTGATTAAGTCAAATATGCCTTTGGTTGGTGTCTTGGAGTTCAAAGTTTTTCTATTatgtttttctaatttttttagtAACTCAAATACTTGGAGGTATTTAACAAtttaaagtgacatttttgaaaagttatcTCTGTCTTGCTTCAACTTCATAGCTGAAGCAAAATATAGGTGTCACTTTTCCCACATTAGTGATGATGATATCTTAACCAAATTCTTAACAGAAGGTTGAGGTTTTGAGTTTTCAATAGGACATATTTCTTTATTACTgcgcaaattttgaaaaaaataaaaaggttaaCGAAAAGTTTCCTTGGCCATTAGGAGGGGTATTACTAGTAGAGAGACCTACTCATCAACCACTTCATGAAACTCTGATTTTTTCAGATCTTGATGAAAATAGTGCAAAACAGACATCTACCAAATTTTACAGCAATCCATGAATTGGTTTTTATATAATAATCAAATGAATTTAGAATGAAATTCAGCTAAATGCTCCCGATAGATTCAAGATTTCTGTTTCATTAAGCTCTGCTGTTTGGATGAATTATTATGCTAGAGCAATCCTTGATAGCTAAAATATTATAATAGGATAGATTTGAACTGATCAGACATACATAATTGCCTGTATATTAAGTTACTATGCTTGAAGTGCCATTTTGTTGGGACTTGGGAGTGGACTCAGAAGAAATTTGTTTGAGTAGAAAATTTTCATCTTTTAGGTAACaagaatgttattcagagaCATCACCTTGACAGACTAAAGACTGGTTGTATTGTTTGCAACATGGGACACTCTAATACAGAGATTGATGTGGTATGTaaaattttaaaagtatattgATTGATTTAGACTTGTTTGAGGACTTGAGCTTGTAATATAATAAAGACTATTTTATTCTTGTGGTCGATCACCAATAACATCATTATTGTCTTGAGGTTCAGAATCTTAAATGAGAGATCCAGTAAATGAAAgaagaataaacaaaacatattagTTACCTagttctctatttttttttcaacagtatCAAACTTGTCATTAAAATTGTTAACAATGAAGTGTTGTACAAGCATTGTATGACAATGAAGCCTATTAATGCTGTGATCAGTGTCTATAAAGGCCATATTTCTTGCTCCCTTGAATAAGGAAGGATTTATGATATGAGTGTTCACCAGAAGAAACCTATTCATACAGCATTACAGACAACAGGTTTGGTTTTAGAGCTGGGCTGTTTTGACCTTTCATAGGATattaatcacaattttatgacACCAGACTATGAAAAGCAATGGAAAGTCCTGTCACATATTTAAGATTCATCTAATTAGTTTGTACCATCATTTAGTTATACCATCAAATCCACCTATTGGTCATAAAATTTGATCGTGCTCTATGTGATCGACAACATCTGTTAATGGATAAACAAACTATAGATATTaaattcctcatgaaaaattatgcCAAACCTTTTTTAAATGGTCTTTTTAGACAGTTAACCATGGTGAGAGATCAGCTTACAGCtgttaatctttatttttgttgtttccttacaagtttgtatgtttttacatAAAACCTATTAGCCCGAATTCACAGAGATATTTTCAATTGTACTGTGATACAGATTTCTTGTATTATCGTGATTTATTCAAGCATGAATTTAGCACCCTATGCTAAAAGTGTATACTTTGGACCTTTCTCAGTGAAATCAGTGTAATTATGTATACAAAATCTGCATATTCTATGGTTGTGCTCCATGGTACATATGGggtcttttttatatttcataatattttttttaaatatcaggAGAGTCTACGTACACCTGATCTAGTTTGGGAGAGAGTTCGTCAGCAGGTAGATCATATTATCTGGCCCGATGGTAAAAGAATCCTCCTTCTTGCTGAGGTAAGTGTTtcgaagaaaaatattttaaattaagGAAGATGAGGATATATTTTGCTTGGACAGATGGAAAGGATTATTGTAACTTTACACGTCTTTGTTTTTACacattcaatttaaaaaaaaaaaccaatgtatGTGTAGTGTAGCCATCCTTATAAACATTATATTTGACATTATTAAAACAATGTTTTAAAGCATTTATTGGTGAAAGATAAGCAAGGGGAGGGGTAGAAGGATACAAAATATACTCTCATGGAATTCTAGTTAAGTTTGAATTTTTCtatcatatcatatttttatagTTTGTTTGTGTTGCATAAACCTTTGTATTATACATTTACTGAAAGGTCAATactcaaacatattttttactaaattttctttcaaatgagATTATATCCCCCTCTGTCAATCCattttgatttgaaatgttaatcATTTGATGAAATCCTGTGTTTCTTTATCAAAGGGTCGTCTTGTGAACCTGAGCTGCTCTACTGTACCATCATTTGTGGTATCAATCACTGCCTGTACACAAGCTCTCGCTCTTATTGAACTATTCAATGCTCCACAGGGCAGGTACAAACAGGATGTATATCTACTCCCTAAGAAACTGGGTAAGTCCACTAATAGGCACCTTGAGTCAAGAAGTCAAGAGCCATGTTTTTCCCTGCAGGAATACTACAAGTAGCTTTTCATTACAAATCATCAGAGCATCAGTGttgaaattactttttatttttagggagccattttgaaaaataaagaagagccatttttcattttacgagagccattaaaaaaaaaaattattcagcgCATGGTTTCGCTTGCAGTTTTTCCTGcttgtttacaaatttattttgtgttaaacattgtttatttaattgCTATTTACTTTTTCTTCATTGTTATTAATTGTTAAATTACTATTTTCTTTATTGTTgtccatttacatgtagatctaatgTTTATTGTTTGTATCTCATTACTTCTTGTATATTAAATTAAATGGACGTTCTAACTTCTttttataatatacaattttgtcaaattgaaaaggatgaagtttatcaaaatttgaacagaatttgtATTCAGAGGAATTCCTTTTCATAAATACTTTTTGACTAAAACtcacttgaaaattatttaacgAAATATTGAATGCATGACAGCCTGACAGCTAACGTCGCCATGTCAACTATTTCTCAAGCTAGGCTATGCTATGCCTACGCTAGCGCAGCTCAGCCACTGAACATAGCACAGCTGTCAGTCAATCATCACCGCAACACACAGCTCACAGTCAATCACACCGCAACACAGGCGGGtatgaaactgcattagcgccaatacatgtatacactcgGGCACTGACCGTTACTCACCAAAAATCCCCACAGAAAATCATAATTTCGGTCTGAAAATTGCTGGATCTGCGCCAAATTCCCAGAGCACCAAGTGGCTTAGTTCAGATTTGAGAAGTGGAGTCTCCGAAAAttactctaaaataaaaaaaactgattttctTCAGAGCTCACGATCTTATTTTCTTGCGAATTTAGGATGGTATCTTATAAAATTAATCCAATAGAAAAGGGAATTTTTTGCTATCAAAGTTACGGCGAGACCTGGTGCCGCGCAGCGTTTTGAAAAATAGTACAACGGATATTGTGAGTTTGAAACTCGATACGCATTTTTCTGAAGCGCCGCGCCCGCGATTCTAAAAAAATCTACTCAGTTACACATCAGAATGCGACGATGCATGAAAGTAAAAACGGCGGCTGCGCTGGCTGTCTCACTGCTTATATGCAGTCGTAAATGGGCGCGGACGGGAGTGATTTTAATGTTGGGAGTCGCTCGGTATTTGGCAGTTTTAGGCAGTTGCGAGAGCGATTCCAAAGCATACGAGGGCGGAATCGCTCATCGCTCCCGTGTATTTTCAACCCTGCATCAGAGTCACAATAGACAAATCAATAGGGACTGCAGGAAAGCTGCAATGAAAATACACATAGCATTCTTATAGCAGGATTAAAAGATATGGCACAGACTTCTAATAAGATGCTTATCAGATCACATTTTGTTTTCTAAGTTTctcaacatatatttttttaatgttctctATGACATATATCTCTAACCACTGTCTATTATTTGCGTGTCATAAATGTTTAAAATGGATGACTTAGtgaataataaaaacttgataAAAAATGGTATCAGATGTTGCTTGATCAAGTGAATATTGGAGGTTTCATCCtcttattattgaaaaaaaatcaatagagTTATAATCATGTTTGATATGGCTATGGtaaatatacatgaataaaaataaatatgaggTAATAGCATGTATTCtgtattgaaaattgaaatacaacagtacaaagaataaaaagtaaTTGTAAACTGAAAGGGAAAAAATTGACAGAACAATAATGTGTGCAATAATTGTATGATTCAATATTCAGATGAATATGTAGCAACCCTTCATCTGCCATCGTTTGATGCTCATCTAACTGAGTTAAGTGATGAACAAGCTGCCTACTTGGGATTAAACAAGACTGGTCCATTCAAACCTAATTACTATAGGTATGTAATGCTGTGTGGCAATTCAGTATGTCCTCTGTCCTTATCTCTGGCTCCAAGTAGACAATatttaaagaccctgaccggtgtaaaaaaaatcatacatcaaaataaaggtaatgattcatacaatatgaatataccaaaaatattacatatatctccttccaatagttaaaaatattaaataaaaatcaaagaaactgctcctccaaagtacacttcgattgagcacccccacgtcgcctggaaatgatgacgtcacgttgtgtcaggagggttgtgattccataggtttgtgtacaaaagcattgggtattttcttccatttccatgttatgaatccatttttttttttcgttttcggatgaaaatggcactcaaaattattcactgttcaaattgttgtaaacctacaactattcactaccttttttgtgatttctttgtttggctcttattgggcctaaattgctatgtcaggaaaagttgttatacataatctaaatgcagatagaattgaaatctgcgccaaataagcaggaaataaaatatggcaaaaactagttcaaaactgcagatttcataaattcaagcttgtgggtaaaaatatatgtgatatccctctgtgatagaagtgaagagaatgaaatgcgttatgtggaaagcaaaaaaatcacccagtttttctgtgtacaaacctatggaatcacgacgcttcttacacaacgtgacgtcacggtctcgaggcaggtgaaaagcacaataaagcctattttctaagcggggttcgaaacccgataattggaatattcttaagcaaaatactcagctgggaagcggtgaaaatgcataaagcataccttggtgtatttagtagcttaaaagcttttgattggtatataatttatcaatttcattttcgggtccggtctggatctttaacCCTAAAACCAACATTTTTCGCGACCATTCTGCTGCGCGCAATTTTTCAACCGTGCCattcactgactttttactttgaagtcttgctcatcttttgagaccaaatttatgaTGCCCGGGTATGCGGTTGAAAATTTACGCAACATGTCAGACTCAAACCAAAATTGCtacaaaatgtgattttgtgtacaaagtcaaagtAAATTGAggtttctcatcttattcattaagattttttttttattttcatcaaatgaaattaattgatttgaaCACAAGTAtgatttacgcataaattagcagaATTAATTCATATTAAAGAATTTGTATTATTGCGGAAAATTAACCTTACAGCCTTGTAGATCACATCCCACACTATTATCATGCCAATTTTGGTGTTCGTGCGATTGGCAGCAgagatctccccccccccccagtcatATAACACCCCCAAAGAGCCTGGTCTGGTGAGGGTTAAGGGAATAAGGTCATATAGAATCATTCATTTTTGGGCCTTTGTATAAAAAGGGAACTCCCTTCATTGAGGTAATTCGCAATGTTGTGTCCTGCCATAAGCCCATGTGCTTGATAGTCTTAATATGTATGActtttcacacacaaaaaaacaaaaatattgctatGAGCTTTAGTGATAAATTACATGGTCATTCCATcttataattgaaaaaataggAATTTTTAGAAGGGTACTAGATTCTGCTTGTTTAATGGCAAAATATTTTGGTATTGATTTTACAGAAGATAGTAATTATTACTAGCTATCATTTCAGTAAGCATGCATGTAAAGATTACATGATTGAAATGTTGCATTCTGGGAACAATGTTAGTGATTTATTTCTTGAGCTGATGCTATTCAACTTGGATGTAGGAGGTTGACTTTATAAGGCCTATATTCTGATTCCTAGATCTGAACTGCGCAGCTATTCAAAACCaagttttaatttcaatattcattatGAGTATCTTTTGGTGATATCTTTCTGATGCTCAAAGCCAATTGCATTTCAAccattttaaagattaaaagAAACATAATATGAATTAATAGAAATTGATGAATGATGAGGAATACCATATCAATTCCACTTTGAATGGGTTTGATTATAATCCGACATAATTGCACAATATCAAGTAGATCGTCTTGTATCTATTCATGTCAAGGATTCCCTGTTTTATCCTTTGAGTAAGATTTTTGATGCACaagtaattaaaatatttaatcgTATAATTTGTTACCGATTCTGctagaaaaaatgaaatctgaCTTTGTTTTCACTTTATTTCCATGTTTACAGGTATTAATTGGCTTGTGTATTGATGTGACTGGAAGTCCAGAGGCTCTCTTACTGTTCCATTCTATAGCACTGTAACCCACAACTGACAAGTAttattcatcataatggagTATAGTTTGATAGAACAAAGTGGTATTTTCCTATCCCTGAAAGTGTAATTCAGAGAGccatagaaaatatatatgacttttgtgaattttgcaaatgatatgatattgtaTCCAATATATGCTATGGTAAGAAGAATATACCAACATGTTATAATGAAAAGGTATTTGTTGATATTTGTGAGAATGAGAATCAAGAAATAGTTGAATGATTACAAGGGTTTTTGGTCTTTCTCATACCTATATATATGGCAATAGAATGGTATATGCTGTATTCATTAACAATTCCCATTTCTATGCTAGAAGCACAGGTTAATCTAAATGGGGCTTGGTAAAACACACAATAAAAAACCATGCAAAACAGTTGTCAcacttttttaatggaaataaatgacAAGTGTATGTAATGGACAGCTCATCTTCTTTATTGATCCTTGATTTCACAAGATTTTAAGATATCTTGTGTATCATACTTCATATcattaaaaagaagaagaaacataaACAATAGTGCTATTTCATGGTGTATTTTGTGAACAAGCCTTTAGAATTGCAGGGAATTAAAGAGTTATGCCATATATCTACCACCCAGTCCCAGTTTATGTCCAGATATGTGTGTGAAGTGTAGGTGGCATTATACAAATATGTATTATTGATTATGAACTCTGAAGCAATACATTGTAGAAGAAAAGTTATATGAATTTGCATTTCTGTCATTAAATGATTTGTATGACAAGGAAGAATCAACTAGAGATGTAGATTTATTGTTTGATAAATTCAGagaatttattaataaaatcatgTATTGATTGAAGCATGTACATAGCTGTTCTCTAAACATGAAAAGAATAGTACCATAGTAGTGTCCTGTAAAGTCAGACATTGCATTTCAATTAGGAGAAATATTGGTTTAGCATGTTGATTAGTTCTGTGCAGGGTGTGTTCACTTCTCATTGTAATATTATACAGGGTTGATATATTTGGCGTATTAAATTAAATGTCACCTGTATGCTTACATTGAACTCAGCTAATGGCTGAattgtttttcttctctttatttaaataatgaagaaaagtgTAAATTGTTTAGTTCATTCGATgatcttttcccttttttcttaaaagaaatatatgtatgtattgtcattattttactttaatTCAGTTAATGCTGTAGTCCACCTTTCCTCTTTACAAATATAACATGGCGATTTTCATGCCTCTGCCTCTAAGGGTATCAGaggcattgtttttttttaaacttaaaaaaaaaaaaccatggtaGTGAAGGTTTTACAATGCTGATATAAGATATCACCTTATCACAATCATtactttaatgaaataaaaatcaattaatgaatTATAATTGTGAAACAATCATAGGGTATACAAATAATATTGTTACCCAACAGCAATAGAGAGAActagaagtttaaatgaaatgaatgctTACAATAACAATGAAATGAATGCTTACAATAAAAATGAAGTGAATTCTTTCAATAGAAATTTGATTAGTATGTTTACAGTATTCTCCTCAGACAGTGCTACGTAAACAAATGTGTGTAAAATACACGATGTAAAAGTAAAATGTTTGGCAAGTGATTATCACATGGTTTGAGACATACAGGTGAATCTGGTTAATTGCTCTTGTCATAAGCGATGTAAATGATATCATGCTCTTTGAATCAAATCCACACATTTCTGatataaatttttcattttcgcagttcattttgaatttttctgGGTACTCTTTTACCAATGTTTACTACATGTGAATGACGCTTGGCGTCTCATCATGATAATGCGGTTagtcttttttttctgaatgtttaaagttgaattaagaagacgattccaaatattgagatatttacattaatagcaaccttacaaccccccaaacactaagaggtgattcgaacccccattttcttttttcaaaatagtgaatttgaacgatttatccctacccattttccccgagttcgctcctgcaatgcctaccgagacgggtgttctttgagtgtgacgtcaccggggggtattcggtcccggtgtagtaaacaTAGGCAGTGCcgctttgtgtactatgcaatacgccttcatatggaataactgcagttgaagttgtatctgcgagccatagaacttgcaaagaggaaatgattaaaatatttgtggccgtactattattccaaatatgtaaattccctcagaatgataccatagaccctaaaggaataatttcaaggtgaataatatgaaatttgatcgagatcttctcaccagtcgataacgtagcagacgtgttattatgacatatttatccgcgtgtgacgcggctcttgcaaaaaaacacagttggttgcggaattgctttgtgccgaccggccgcccgctccggcgcagctagctgtcgagctaccgtaccgcatACCTtccttgttgtcttcaaccatatagatgtatactaattactatatatctctctgtcttcaactcacttgcgaattgcgtttgtatgtgtgacggtgacccctagcgtaattaaatatagaaaacaactcagaaggccgagaaagaataatacgtttggttcaagattgttctgtggaatgagctatgagtggaaatgatccagaggatataaaagtggagtcaaagacaaaagaaaagaagaaaaaacgccaggggatcgctgcacggccaccagaccataacagtacattcaatgcctgggtgttgtattgtgtgtactagtattatgcgttcagcgcgcgctgagcgagAGCTGAGCTatccgccggaattactttccagctactcacttgattgaacatcgtgataaaataaatgagaaatagtgaaaatatcattcaataactcactgtttgctatcttacatcatgattgaagagttcatgatggttattcatactgtttttatacagggaaagtaaagatttgtacatatcagtcctatttgtttgattcgagttgctttgaaaaaaaattgtaaaatatctttctctctctgcatagcatttctgtatgacattcaggcacctcttatactaaattccccccggtgacgtcacactccgagtgacttttctgtacactcgtctctcgggctctgacaggtggctaatttcatagactttcaaagcaaaatatcgagaaggcagaggatttttgtgacatgctatctgtttgaacaacttatatatactatatattgtgtgtagaacctatatttatggaaactcacccccttcttaattcaactttaaagatGATTATGAGATATTggaattattttcttctgcacATTATTACCTTGATTAAAGCTTTTGTACAGTTGATTGTATCTTCATATTACAGAGCCCAGGTCTTATTTACAGCACACAATATCACCTTTAATATTGCACATGTCATATTGATAGCTACCAgtatatacagtgtatattaGCTTTGTGTTTTATGTGAAATCAATCAAGtttttagtaaaaataactcttgatgccccggggggggggggggggggctactcaaattataacatgatacctatgtgccacatcaaagtaaaaaaatagggggctctgGAACTGAATCTTGGTCTTAAAATGGGGGTCTCTGGAACAGTTCGAGTCAacgattgctaaaaatgcaatgctctGGAACTGACACATCGAAATCGTATGACTCTGTGCCGATTTGAGGGTCTCTGGAATGCGGCAAAATAGGAAATTCTATGGCTTTCTAATTTGGTGATGTTCTGGAATGGAAATTTAGgctaaaaatgggggtctcgactggtgaacctttcttacgtgctaaaccatggccaatgaacattttggtgtataccatttaccacaaaaaaggatcaGTTATTATTAAGTTTACTCTTGACTTGtgaagagctttatgaaacacccaccaggaatgATTGAGGGGTCAAATATTGTACTTAAAGAGATTTTAAATGGaaattaattgataaaaaagtttttcctaaagtgataaaaaagttataataaAGAGATGCATTTCCAAGTATTGACAAATTATGCAGATGTACGAATTTAGATCAGATGGTGAAATGACTTGATACTTAGTGGATTAATTTCATTTCCAGCTCTGCTAAATACTATGTTTATTACCCTGATTACATTTGATCTTGTTCTACCTCCTTGATTTTATGAGCATTGTcacataaaagttactattatggtaactaaATTCACCATCCAATTGTTTACTACCATGGCTACAATGATCAGCATATATTATGTAAATCAACATGGAAGTGAACATTACTGGCAAACATTTTTATGCAATGGTCCCTAGCCATAGTGATACTCTTAGGAAACTTTCATGGGATAGTGGCCATatttatgatttcttttttcaaaactcTATAGAGTGGGCAtctttcattacattttttcatctttcttgcctttataataataattaagatTCTATTTCTGTCAGCTCAAAGCTGGAATTATGCCCGTTCACGTGTAAGCACTGTAATTGAAGACATGGTATTTgatactttttatttcttgcCCGAAACACATGGTTACAGGTActcacattattattttttgtttcttccaTGGATCCACAATTATAAATTAGTAATTGGGGAATCGGGTTGGTCACATTCCAATTTTCTATAGACAAATTTTTGTCATGCATTTCTTGA
This genomic interval from Lytechinus pictus isolate F3 Inbred chromosome 3, Lp3.0, whole genome shotgun sequence contains the following:
- the LOC129255449 gene encoding putative adenosylhomocysteinase 3, which encodes MPGLMLLRNRVASDKPLKGAKIIGCTHITAQAAVLIETLSALGASIRWSACNIYSTQNEVAAALAEAGFPVFAWRGETEEDFWWCIEKCILADAWQPNMILDDGGDATHRMIKKCPETFTFVKGIVEESVTGVHRLYQLSKSGKLSIPAMNVNDSVTKVKFDNLYCCRESILDALKRTTDTMFGGKQVVVCGYGEVGKGCCAALKGLGSIVSVTEVDPICALQAAMDGFRVVRLEEVLKNVDILISCTGNKNVIQRHHLDRLKTGCIVCNMGHSNTEIDVESLRTPDLVWERVRQQVDHIIWPDGKRILLLAEGRLVNLSCSTVPSFVVSITACTQALALIELFNAPQGRYKQDVYLLPKKLDEYVATLHLPSFDAHLTELSDEQAAYLGLNKTGPFKPNYYRY